From the Eleutherodactylus coqui strain aEleCoq1 chromosome 7, aEleCoq1.hap1, whole genome shotgun sequence genome, one window contains:
- the TMEM154 gene encoding transmembrane protein 154 isoform X1: MMTTNEDLTPTSQTYLVSITPEDETSPSVTLDAFNATSSDITESPDVPGTDLVTIIIYAAPAIILVLLVVIIIVIVKRKRHKKKQEDMPVDDDVQSPIFEEDTPSVMEIEIDDLDKWMNNMKNSCRLSTLEEENKVCTSAET; encoded by the exons ATGACTACCAATGAAGATCTCACACCAACCTCCCAGACGTATCTTGTATCTATAACTCCCGAAGACGAGACTTCTCCCTCTGTCACATTAGATGCCTTCAATGCAACAagtagtgacatcactgaatcACCTGACGTTCCTGGTACAGACTTAGTCACTATCATAATATATGCCGCTCCTGCTATCATTCTGGTCCTGCTGGTAGTCATCATTATTGTAATTGTAAAGCGCAAAAGACATAAAAAGAAGCAAGAAG ATATGCCAGTCGATGATGATGTACAAAG TCCTATTTTTGAAGAGGACACTCCATCAGTAATGGAGATTGAGATAGATGATCTTGATAAATGGATGAACAACATgaaaaaca GTTGTCGCTTGTCCACCCTTGAAGAAGAAAACAAAGTTTGCACAAG TGCGGAGACCTGA
- the TMEM154 gene encoding transmembrane protein 154 isoform X2: protein MTTNEDLTPTSQTYLVSITPEDETSPSVTLDAFNATSSDITESPDVPGTDLVTIIIYAAPAIILVLLVVIIIVIVKRKRHKKKQEDMPVDDDVQSPIFEEDTPSVMEIEIDDLDKWMNNMKNSCRLSTLEEENKVCTSAET, encoded by the exons ATGACTACCAATGAAGATCTCACACCAACCTCCCAGACGTATCTTGTATCTATAACTCCCGAAGACGAGACTTCTCCCTCTGTCACATTAGATGCCTTCAATGCAACAagtagtgacatcactgaatcACCTGACGTTCCTGGTACAGACTTAGTCACTATCATAATATATGCCGCTCCTGCTATCATTCTGGTCCTGCTGGTAGTCATCATTATTGTAATTGTAAAGCGCAAAAGACATAAAAAGAAGCAAGAAG ATATGCCAGTCGATGATGATGTACAAAG TCCTATTTTTGAAGAGGACACTCCATCAGTAATGGAGATTGAGATAGATGATCTTGATAAATGGATGAACAACATgaaaaaca GTTGTCGCTTGTCCACCCTTGAAGAAGAAAACAAAGTTTGCACAAG TGCGGAGACCTGA